Within the Papaver somniferum cultivar HN1 unplaced genomic scaffold, ASM357369v1 unplaced-scaffold_22, whole genome shotgun sequence genome, the region gtaagatttcttacaactacactccactaaAACTAATCCAATTTCCAAgtgatcattatgaattcttatttgattaattgaatattgagaatgtttacaagatagattcaagtattacaacaattttacttgaaacctagattcactttctttttctctctctatttcttgacCAAGACTCCTTAAAACCTCCCACAAGTAATGACCTCTCTTCTTTATATAGAATttcacatagtggatgacagctaagatacCCACTATTTTCGGGATTACTATGCGACACATtctctcatatacaatcgctcatcttcgcatagcatacctcttcgcacagttcttcacactttactcgtgactttgctgacatcatctggtgcgtcatctcaagtTTGTCGTGTACGATGCTCTTCGCTTAGGTTGTACtctttacttcgcttgattactaacgtgtgcgatattttactcctacacCTAGTTTCCTCGCTGCAGAGAATACTAAACACATTCTCAAGAATCTCAACCAACAAGAAGAAAACAATTTCAACCTCAATCATGGCGGAGAGACAAAGATATTACGAGTTGATGGAACAAAATATAATTGTACGTCCAAAATGTCCACTCCATATACTGTGAGTCTGTGAGTTCGCTAGCTTGCATGTGaagataattaattatttttcttgtgatgCAATTTTAGATGTTAGTATTCTGCCTTCAGACAAGAAGTGAAGGGGCTGGTCAGGTAATATGTTGCTTTAGACCCCAGCCGTTAGAATGCAGCAACCTAGGACAGTAGTTGCAATTTAAAGTAgtagatatttatttattttgtcggGCTAGGGCATCTAGACTACCGTGACTAAATCCTAGGTTAAAACCATGGAGCTCCCGAATCTTACCTTACTGGGTGAATGTATTTATTTTAACAGTGACCATTGGTAAAACTCATCTAGTTTGTGATCAGGTGAGCGTCAAACGACTAGGCCATCTCCTATGGTTAAGTAGTAGATATTTTGATATGAAATGTCAGTCAGCTGTCTGCCCTTATTGGAAAATTCAAATGAACCTAGCTCAAAACTAGTTCTATAAATAGAGCTTGCATTGTTATAAATACAAATACAAGTCTCGCACCAATTCAGTCATCTATCTTCTCCTTTGTCAGTGAGATAACTGTATCAAGTTGCTCATTTAGATAACCAGAAATGGCGAAGAGCAGTATTTCATCTAATATTTCTTttcttgttatgataatgataaTACCATCAATGGTTGTTGACGCAGTAAGTATACTTAATCTGCCTACCGGAATAGTTGTCTAAATTGTTTTGCATGCATATTAAAACACAATATATAAGCCTGAAAAACAAACGTACTAGGATATATACTTATCTGAGAGTGATGAACACAAAAATGTTTTGCATTCATCCCAGATGACAATTTTCATATTATCCTTATTAATCTATGACATTTTGGATTCTCAACTTTCCTCTCATCTCTTCTTACAAAATCTTTATAAACTTATACAGAGGCATTTGTTGGCTAGCACTGGTTGTTTGTTCGGGGGTACCAGTCCTGGTGGCTTATTTGGGACCGGAAACACGGGGGGAACAAACTTGCTCGGAGATAGCAACACAGGCGGCACAAATGTGCTTGGGGATGGCAACACAGGTGGCACAAATGTGCTTGGGAATGGCAACACAGGTGGTGTAAATGTGTTGGGGAACGGCAACACAGGTGGTATAAATGTGGCCGGAGATAAGAACACAGGTGGCATAAATGTGCTTGGAGACAGCAACACTGGCGGCATAAATGTGGTGGGTAACAGCAACACAGGTGGTGTAAATCTGCTTGGTGATAACAACACCGGTGGAATAAATGTGGTAGGAAGCACCAACACAGGTGGTGTAAATCTGCTCGGAGACAACAACACAGGTGGCGTAAATCTGCTCGGAGACGGCAACACAGGTGGCATAAATGTTCCTAAGGTATAAATGTGCTCCGATGCGGGTGGCATGTGTGCCGTTACCGTGGATCAGGAAGGAAGAGCCAAGGAGGAAATAAGAAAGAAACGGCTCCCAAGAGAGCACAATTCAATAGTTCGCTTAAGTTCTTTATATTATCGTTCTTCTCTTTTTCTATATCAATTAGTTTTCATACTAGGTAGGTATCAAATAAATTTGTGGTTTTTAAGAGTTAAAATGTTTGTTAAGCAGTATCCTGATAATTAAAAGGCTCCGTGAGTGTTTTCTGCTTGAATTGGAGTTCTAACATTTTTAACGTATCATAAAAGGTTATGAAAGTCCTACTGCGTGCAATTAAAACATGTAGGATCCATGGCCTTCGCCAAATTTAGAGTTGTGGGTGTGTCCCATTTAAATACGATCCTTCGATATCACGAGCCGGCCCAGGCTCACCCAGACCCTCGTGACCCTCGATTCTTCCTATCGGTGAACTCCCGATTGGTGAACTCACCAATTTGGTTTGGCCTATATATAatgtgttgggtgcaataatcaaaaataaggaaaaatcaaataagcaaaagttattgatacttagctcctttataatggaagtgatcgatttgatgaaacgaatgacctccctatatctccgcaacaacaacaaggcaaactttggaaaaacagagtgagtcacgtgttcaacacgttgtccttaagacattagcgcccggctacactcaagagtgatgctataaccctcacaggacggatatctccaggataaaacaccctaatacacctactactagcatatgtagtagatcctcaacttgagcttggcaactccgaaaaaaccgttaaggaaaatcgcgaactcttaagaaacgccataaaatattttcccttaggggtccctctaaaatatagagcaacccctttcccatagattttacaaaagtagtgaatttctttatataattgacaaatacaacttaagaagaaaaactctccGATGTGgaactaaaaggtttatatagtttcttaaaactattaaaaattgtaaactccacgatgtgggactaaaaagtttcattcacaaaataaaataataaattataattttttattaaaactttaaaaaattat harbors:
- the LOC113340463 gene encoding uncharacterized protein LOC113340463, which produces MAKSSISSNISFLVMIMIIPSMVVDARHLLASTGCLFGGTSPGGLFGTGNTGGTNLLGDSNTGGTNVLGDGNTGGTNVLGNGNTGGVNVLGNGNTGGINVAGDKNTGGINVLGDSNTGGINVVGNSNTGGVNLLGDNNTGGINVVGSTNTGGVNLLGDNNTGGVNLLGDGNTGGINVPKV